One Novipirellula artificiosorum DNA segment encodes these proteins:
- a CDS encoding universal stress protein — translation MTRPSVLCATDFTAASEEAVRVAVDEALRRDANLDLVHVWYPVDPVAADISSVGLPVCNTDTPVELRAVLDRIAVSLPPDRVQRFLEVGIASEKIVAKAKELGSVVLVVGTHARGPFMRWFVGSVVSEVLRHSPCPVLVCRTPPQAIQQEDGKQAERGIRSSELH, via the coding sequence ATGACTAGGCCTTCCGTTCTGTGTGCCACCGATTTTACCGCCGCCAGCGAGGAGGCGGTCCGCGTTGCCGTTGACGAGGCGCTCCGTCGTGACGCCAATCTAGACTTGGTTCACGTTTGGTATCCCGTCGATCCCGTCGCGGCGGACATTTCGTCGGTTGGACTGCCGGTTTGCAACACCGACACTCCCGTTGAGCTGCGTGCGGTACTTGATCGGATTGCCGTGTCGCTGCCGCCCGATCGTGTCCAACGTTTCTTGGAGGTGGGGATTGCCAGCGAGAAAATCGTCGCAAAGGCAAAAGAGCTTGGGAGTGTCGTGTTGGTCGTGGGTACCCACGCCAGAGGACCGTTCATGCGTTGGTTTGTCGGCAGTGTGGTGAGCGAGGTCTTGCGTCATTCACCTTGTCCGGTATTGGTTTGCCGTACGCCGCCTCAGGCGATTCAGCAGGAAGACGGGAAACAAGCCGAGCGAGGCATTCGCTCGAGCGAGCTTCATTAA
- a CDS encoding glycogen debranching protein — protein MNRWERIEGSPLPLGVSWNAEQGAFNFSLYSKHAEVVQLVLYSADDLVHPCFEFTYDYLKNKSGPVWHCRVARSNITDARYYAYRIDGPAPGAGYHYHHFDYSKVLLDPYARTVFFPKGFRRDAACGPGSNAGRAPLGVLSACECPFDWEQDLRPRHDHDLVIYELHVRGFTQRDNSGVPLAKRGTFLGIVEKIPYLLELGITALELMPVFQFDPDAGDYWGYMPLNFFSPHHRYGTDPESGNQQAEFRTMVKELHRVGIEVVLDVVYNHTCEGDHTGPIYSFKGIDSTSFYMMTGLPDRPYANYSGTGNTLHTANRSTRKMIVDSLRYWDTDAHVDGFRFDLASIFTRNSDGSINIDDPPIISEIVSGLERSNNRLIAEPWDAEGEFQLGRKFPGQRWMQWNAHYRNTLQRFVRGDSGMVGDLMTRLYGSDDLFPDDRLHAFQPMLSVNYVASHDGFTLYDLVSYSHKRNEANGQENRDGANEFSSNCGWEGDHLVPEEVEHLRRQQVKNFACLLLLSNGTPMFRMGDEFLQTQHGNNNPFNQDNETSWLDWSRLSEAGDIFRFFKLMIAFRKSHPSISRSRFWRDDVKWYGANHAVDLSESSQQLAYCLHGASQNDVDLYVMINAGVQTTTFGIHEGAIGDWKRVIDTAKASPGDFSEVGENVNAVSYQVSPCSVVVLRSRDVCSLPLQLPSLHSD, from the coding sequence ATGAACCGCTGGGAACGAATCGAAGGCTCTCCGTTGCCGCTTGGAGTCAGTTGGAATGCGGAACAGGGCGCATTCAACTTTTCCCTCTATTCCAAGCATGCCGAGGTCGTACAGTTGGTGCTGTACTCCGCTGACGATCTCGTCCACCCCTGTTTCGAGTTCACCTACGACTATCTCAAGAACAAGTCAGGGCCGGTGTGGCATTGCCGGGTGGCGAGGTCGAACATCACCGATGCTCGCTACTATGCTTACCGCATCGATGGCCCAGCACCCGGCGCCGGCTACCATTATCACCATTTCGACTACAGCAAGGTGCTGCTGGATCCCTATGCGCGGACCGTCTTTTTCCCCAAAGGCTTTCGTCGGGACGCGGCATGCGGGCCAGGATCCAATGCCGGCCGGGCCCCGCTCGGTGTCCTCTCGGCATGCGAATGTCCGTTCGACTGGGAACAGGATCTTCGGCCTCGACATGATCATGATCTGGTGATCTACGAGCTGCATGTTCGTGGGTTCACGCAGCGAGACAATTCGGGTGTTCCCCTCGCAAAACGTGGCACCTTTCTCGGTATTGTTGAAAAGATCCCGTATCTACTTGAACTTGGAATCACCGCATTGGAATTGATGCCGGTATTCCAGTTCGATCCCGACGCCGGTGACTACTGGGGCTACATGCCGCTCAATTTCTTTTCACCCCACCATCGCTATGGTACCGATCCCGAATCCGGCAACCAGCAAGCCGAATTCCGGACGATGGTCAAGGAACTCCACCGGGTGGGAATCGAAGTGGTCTTAGATGTCGTCTATAACCACACTTGCGAAGGGGATCACACCGGTCCGATCTACAGTTTCAAAGGCATTGACAGCACCTCCTTCTACATGATGACGGGGCTCCCAGACCGACCGTATGCGAACTACAGCGGTACAGGCAATACGTTGCATACCGCAAACCGTTCCACTCGCAAGATGATTGTCGATAGCTTGCGTTACTGGGATACGGACGCGCATGTCGATGGATTTCGTTTTGACCTCGCGTCGATTTTTACGCGCAATTCAGACGGTTCCATCAACATTGATGATCCGCCCATCATCAGCGAAATCGTATCCGGCCTGGAACGGAGCAACAACCGATTGATCGCAGAACCTTGGGATGCCGAGGGTGAATTCCAACTGGGACGCAAATTCCCCGGGCAACGCTGGATGCAATGGAATGCTCACTATCGCAACACACTTCAAAGGTTCGTTCGAGGTGATTCGGGGATGGTCGGCGATCTGATGACTCGGCTCTACGGAAGTGACGATTTGTTTCCCGATGACCGTTTGCACGCCTTCCAGCCGATGCTAAGTGTGAACTACGTTGCCTCCCACGACGGATTCACACTCTACGATCTGGTTTCCTATAGCCACAAACGGAATGAAGCGAACGGGCAAGAAAACCGAGATGGAGCAAACGAATTCAGTTCGAATTGTGGATGGGAGGGGGATCATTTGGTGCCCGAGGAAGTCGAACACCTTCGCAGACAACAGGTCAAGAATTTTGCCTGCCTGCTCCTCCTCTCCAACGGTACTCCGATGTTTCGAATGGGAGATGAGTTTTTGCAGACACAGCACGGCAACAACAACCCTTTCAATCAAGACAACGAAACCAGTTGGCTGGATTGGAGTCGACTGTCCGAGGCTGGCGATATTTTTCGCTTTTTTAAGCTGATGATTGCGTTCCGCAAATCGCATCCGTCGATCAGTCGTTCTCGATTCTGGCGAGACGATGTGAAGTGGTATGGCGCCAATCATGCGGTGGATCTGTCAGAATCGTCGCAGCAACTCGCGTACTGCTTGCATGGCGCGTCACAAAACGATGTTGACCTGTACGTGATGATCAATGCGGGCGTCCAGACGACCACCTTCGGAATCCATGAAGGCGCAATCGGTGATTGGAAGCGAGTGATCGATACCGCAAAGGCAAGCCCTGGAGATTTCTCAGAGGTGGGTGAGAACGTCAATGCGGTCAGCTATCAAGTCAGCCCCTGTTCCGTCGTTGTTCTGCGGAGTCGCGACGTTTGCAGCTTGCCCTTGCAATTGCCCAGCCTTCATTCGGACTGA
- a CDS encoding NTP/NDP exchange transporter — MSRIESREFACVGWAFAWFFFVLLSYFAIRPIRETMGIEGGTQQLPHLFLITFLAMLVTVPIYSLLVIRLPRRWLVRVVYHFFAICLLVFWALLQVKSSLVSVWTARVIFVWVNVFALFATSVFWSVLADLFTSEQAKRLFGLIAAGGTAGAIAGSLFTALLARQFSTSTLLLVPAVLLEVGLVCAWKLELNSAKLHSTKTNTGSVPSPPTIQSASVATSDSPTGGGLWTGIVQVVQSPYLASICLFLFFVQLLGTQLYLQQANIVNQAIESTADRIRLFASLDLGVQLLTLLVQTVLTGAVLRRFGISVALAILPIVYGIGFMVLANTQSLDALVMLVIATRASGYGITVPAREVLFTVVNREQKYKSKNFIDTVVLRGGDAIAAQVFRGLQAIGVSMTALNWYALPVTAIWFVGAWRLGQRQERLATKKNES, encoded by the coding sequence ATGTCGAGAATCGAGTCGCGCGAATTCGCGTGTGTCGGTTGGGCGTTTGCATGGTTCTTTTTTGTTCTGCTGAGCTATTTCGCGATTCGTCCGATTCGTGAAACCATGGGGATCGAGGGTGGCACCCAGCAGCTACCGCACCTGTTTCTGATCACTTTCCTCGCCATGCTGGTCACCGTTCCGATCTATTCGCTGCTGGTGATTCGATTACCGCGACGTTGGCTTGTTCGAGTCGTTTACCATTTTTTTGCCATCTGCTTGTTGGTCTTTTGGGCTCTGCTCCAAGTCAAATCTTCCTTGGTGAGTGTATGGACCGCCCGAGTGATTTTTGTTTGGGTCAACGTGTTCGCGTTGTTCGCGACAAGCGTTTTCTGGAGCGTGCTGGCAGACTTGTTCACCAGCGAACAGGCCAAACGATTGTTCGGATTGATTGCTGCGGGCGGTACGGCGGGGGCCATCGCGGGATCCTTGTTCACGGCGCTGCTGGCTCGCCAATTCTCGACAAGCACTCTGCTGTTGGTTCCAGCCGTTTTATTGGAGGTGGGTTTGGTGTGTGCGTGGAAGCTGGAATTGAATTCAGCCAAATTGCATTCGACCAAAACAAACACCGGTTCGGTCCCATCGCCCCCCACAATCCAATCCGCGTCTGTGGCGACCTCCGACTCCCCTACCGGTGGCGGATTATGGACCGGGATCGTGCAAGTCGTTCAATCGCCTTACCTGGCCTCGATTTGCTTGTTTCTCTTTTTTGTCCAATTGCTCGGCACGCAACTCTATCTGCAACAAGCCAACATTGTGAACCAAGCAATCGAATCGACCGCCGATCGAATTCGATTGTTCGCGTCGCTCGATCTCGGCGTTCAGCTGTTGACCTTGCTCGTGCAAACCGTTCTGACCGGCGCCGTCCTGCGCCGGTTCGGAATCAGCGTTGCACTAGCGATCTTACCGATTGTTTATGGCATCGGTTTTATGGTTTTGGCGAATACGCAATCGCTCGATGCATTGGTCATGCTCGTCATCGCGACACGAGCAAGCGGGTATGGAATCACCGTCCCGGCACGAGAGGTTCTGTTCACGGTGGTCAATCGCGAGCAGAAATACAAATCGAAGAACTTCATTGACACCGTCGTCCTCCGTGGAGGCGATGCAATCGCAGCACAGGTTTTTCGTGGGCTTCAAGCGATCGGCGTCAGCATGACGGCATTGAATTGGTACGCGTTGCCCGTGACCGCAATCTGGTTCGTGGGCGCTTGGCGACTGGGTCAACGGCAGGAAAGACTGGCAACGAAAAAAAATGAATCGTGA
- a CDS encoding O-acetyl-ADP-ribose deacetylase, with the protein MLKTQIEVQRNDITKLSVDAIVNAANETMLGGGGVDGAIHRAAGPALLQACQAFPQKKPGVRCLTGKACITNGFKLPAKYIIHTVGPIWNGGSYRERELLASCYRQSIVLADALGVSSIAFPAISCGIYGFPLDQAAEVSVRTLREATSSNSGIGTVILVAFDESVAAAWSQYV; encoded by the coding sequence ATGCTGAAGACCCAAATCGAAGTTCAGCGAAACGACATCACCAAGCTTTCAGTCGATGCGATTGTCAATGCAGCGAACGAAACAATGCTAGGTGGGGGAGGTGTCGATGGAGCGATCCACCGAGCCGCAGGCCCAGCGTTGCTGCAAGCCTGCCAAGCGTTCCCTCAAAAAAAACCGGGCGTCCGATGCCTCACCGGAAAAGCCTGTATCACGAATGGATTCAAGCTGCCGGCGAAGTATATCATTCACACGGTGGGCCCGATTTGGAATGGAGGCAGCTACCGGGAGCGAGAGTTACTCGCCTCTTGTTATCGCCAATCAATCGTATTGGCGGATGCCCTCGGCGTCTCCTCCATTGCATTTCCTGCCATCAGCTGCGGGATCTACGGTTTTCCGCTCGACCAAGCCGCCGAAGTATCCGTCCGAACCCTTCGCGAAGCAACCTCATCAAACAGCGGTATTGGCACCGTCATTCTGGTGGCATTCGATGAATCCGTTGCGGCAGCCTGGAGCCAGTACGTTTGA
- a CDS encoding DUF4314 domain-containing protein has translation MPNDPDPIPVGTAGTVAGIYPQRGWMQIDVNWDNGRSLMLSIPDDCVERLPRGE, from the coding sequence ATGCCCAACGATCCAGACCCAATTCCAGTTGGCACCGCCGGAACCGTGGCCGGCATCTATCCTCAACGAGGCTGGATGCAAATCGACGTCAATTGGGACAATGGTCGTTCATTGATGCTTTCGATTCCGGATGACTGTGTGGAACGACTTCCTCGGGGCGAATAG
- a CDS encoding DUF2924 domain-containing protein, whose amino-acid sequence MTLNVTKEVATLRKMTVGELRERFAEVTGENTKAANRNWLVRRIIWRMQSIDEGGLSDRAIARSRELAGGADLRVTAPRQRSLPADADKRTKVVPCAHATSPGRPLPGTLITRVYKGQELRVRVLANGFEYEGEFYKSLSAVAKKITGSHWSGNKFFNLNCKEAGQ is encoded by the coding sequence ATGACATTGAATGTCACCAAGGAAGTCGCCACGCTGCGAAAGATGACCGTTGGTGAACTTCGCGAACGTTTCGCGGAAGTCACCGGCGAAAACACCAAGGCCGCTAATCGCAATTGGTTGGTCCGCCGAATCATTTGGCGGATGCAGTCGATCGATGAAGGCGGGTTGTCGGACCGAGCGATCGCTCGGTCACGCGAACTGGCCGGCGGAGCCGATTTGCGTGTCACTGCGCCGCGACAACGCAGCCTGCCGGCCGACGCCGACAAACGAACCAAGGTCGTGCCGTGTGCCCACGCGACGTCACCAGGCCGGCCGTTGCCGGGCACCTTGATTACCCGCGTCTACAAGGGGCAAGAACTCCGGGTTCGTGTACTGGCAAACGGTTTTGAGTACGAAGGCGAGTTCTACAAATCGCTCAGTGCCGTCGCCAAGAAGATCACTGGATCGCATTGGAGCGGCAACAAATTCTTCAATCTCAACTGCAAGGAGGCTGGCCAATGA
- a CDS encoding PIN/TRAM domain-containing protein, translating to MALIILRCVFLLCAGGVSTFLISTLSQGSVETPTATPYLIFIGIMSLAAIVIVTDIFLPRKRIDTLSAIYFGVLIGVLLTYIMWIAVAPLIDQSFNGRGLQLVIGMLMCYICTSLLLQTKDDFRFLIPYVEFVREVKGFKPLVLDTSVVIDGRIADLVGTGVFDNQLIMPRFALTELQAIADSGDKLRRTRGRRGLDVLNRMRADQNVDLIIFDRELPELAGQTVDLKLVLLAKHLDGKVVTGDFNLNKVAKLHNVPVINLNEISNSLRPVFLPDETFHIKVIKAGEGAEQGIGYLDDGTMVVIEGARHRIGQDLDVRVTSTLQTNAGKMIFAKYEAR from the coding sequence ATGGCCCTGATTATCCTTCGATGCGTTTTCTTGCTCTGTGCGGGAGGCGTGTCCACATTCCTGATTTCGACCCTTTCGCAGGGATCTGTCGAAACACCCACTGCAACGCCTTACCTGATCTTTATCGGTATCATGTCACTCGCGGCGATTGTGATCGTGACCGACATTTTTCTACCTCGCAAGAGAATCGACACCCTTTCCGCGATCTACTTTGGTGTCTTGATCGGGGTGCTGTTGACGTACATCATGTGGATTGCGGTCGCCCCGCTGATCGACCAATCGTTCAACGGTCGCGGGCTCCAGTTGGTCATCGGCATGTTGATGTGCTACATCTGCACCAGCTTGCTGCTACAGACCAAGGATGACTTCCGCTTTCTGATTCCCTATGTGGAATTTGTCCGTGAAGTCAAGGGTTTCAAGCCGCTTGTTCTCGACACAAGTGTTGTGATCGATGGGCGAATCGCAGATTTGGTCGGGACCGGCGTGTTTGACAATCAATTGATCATGCCGCGATTCGCCCTCACAGAACTACAAGCGATCGCCGACAGCGGTGACAAGCTCCGCCGGACTCGTGGACGCCGTGGACTCGATGTTCTCAACCGAATGCGAGCGGATCAGAACGTCGATTTGATTATCTTCGATCGCGAACTTCCCGAACTCGCCGGCCAGACAGTCGATCTGAAGCTAGTGTTGCTAGCAAAACATCTCGACGGCAAAGTCGTGACGGGTGACTTCAACCTGAACAAAGTAGCTAAGCTACATAACGTGCCGGTAATCAATTTGAACGAGATCAGCAACTCGCTTCGTCCGGTTTTCTTGCCAGATGAAACGTTCCATATCAAAGTGATCAAGGCGGGCGAAGGTGCAGAGCAAGGCATTGGCTATCTCGACGACGGAACGATGGTCGTGATCGAAGGGGCTCGACATCGTATCGGCCAGGACTTGGATGTCCGTGTGACCAGCACGCTTCAGACCAATGCAGGCAAAATGATCTTTGCCAAATATGAAGCACGCTGA
- a CDS encoding cation transporter translates to MTDCGCRFEPTDQQQRQTLRFVLLINLLMFILEITVGILAESTGLTADSLDMFADASVYSISLYAVGRAARIRRAAAAVSGALQIVLGAGVLFEVSRRFVLGAEPVGSAMMIMGAIALAANAFCLLLLAKHRHGDVNFRASWIFSANDVIANTGVILSGVLVLLLESQIPDLIIGILIAGIVVRGGIRILREASVSAEPCTPR, encoded by the coding sequence ATGACGGATTGCGGATGCCGATTTGAACCAACTGATCAACAGCAGCGGCAGACGTTGAGATTCGTCTTACTGATCAACCTGCTCATGTTCATCCTCGAGATCACGGTTGGTATCCTGGCGGAATCGACGGGGCTGACCGCGGATTCGCTCGATATGTTTGCCGATGCGAGTGTCTATTCCATCAGCTTGTATGCCGTTGGTCGGGCAGCACGAATTCGACGTGCCGCCGCAGCGGTAAGCGGTGCACTTCAAATCGTGCTCGGAGCTGGGGTTCTTTTTGAAGTCTCTCGGCGGTTCGTCCTCGGAGCCGAACCGGTCGGTTCGGCGATGATGATCATGGGAGCGATCGCTTTGGCGGCCAATGCCTTTTGCCTGTTGCTGCTCGCCAAACACCGGCATGGCGATGTCAACTTTCGCGCATCTTGGATTTTTTCCGCCAACGACGTGATTGCCAATACTGGCGTGATCTTATCCGGTGTCTTGGTGTTGTTACTTGAATCCCAGATCCCAGACCTCATCATCGGCATTTTGATCGCCGGAATTGTCGTCCGAGGCGGCATCCGCATTCTGAGGGAGGCAAGCGTTTCCGCAGAGCCTTGCACGCCACGGTAA
- a CDS encoding universal stress protein, translating into MTNVIFATDGSQQAEQAAKFLCRLPLVGPLNLTLLTNVFIPSHDADAADPLLKDFREHQEAEAKAYLAKAESILSEKADSIGQQIVHGHIGHSIVEAAEASKCDMIVMGAKGHSGIGRMLLGSTSDYVATHAPCNVIVVRGSSHHEATDPLDLTLAYNETPASQRACEEVAKLEWDASTRVHLLGVVPLFEGFSQDLMPNIVQYRTEQRVAAMRHLETGRELFPMLRDRISLDIIESPHVGESIVNECDKQGCDLVVVGDSRRGSISRMLLGSVSRFVLRHAECSVWIARSRPR; encoded by the coding sequence ATGACGAACGTGATTTTTGCAACGGACGGCTCGCAGCAAGCAGAGCAAGCGGCAAAGTTCCTTTGTCGCCTGCCTTTGGTGGGCCCCCTGAACCTTACGCTGCTAACCAATGTGTTCATTCCGTCGCACGATGCCGATGCAGCCGATCCACTCTTGAAAGATTTTCGCGAGCATCAAGAGGCCGAAGCAAAGGCCTATTTGGCGAAAGCGGAATCGATTTTAAGTGAGAAAGCGGATTCGATTGGCCAGCAGATTGTCCACGGTCACATCGGCCACAGCATCGTCGAGGCGGCGGAGGCATCCAAGTGTGACATGATTGTGATGGGGGCCAAGGGGCATTCCGGCATCGGCCGAATGCTACTGGGAAGCACGAGTGACTACGTCGCAACCCACGCACCGTGCAATGTGATTGTCGTGCGTGGCTCTTCTCACCATGAAGCAACCGATCCCCTTGACCTGACCCTTGCCTACAACGAGACGCCTGCGTCACAGCGCGCGTGTGAGGAGGTTGCCAAGTTGGAGTGGGACGCAAGCACTCGGGTGCATTTGCTTGGTGTGGTCCCCTTGTTTGAGGGTTTCAGCCAGGATCTGATGCCGAACATCGTTCAATATCGTACCGAGCAACGTGTGGCGGCGATGCGACACCTTGAAACCGGCCGCGAGTTATTCCCGATGCTGCGAGATCGCATTTCACTCGACATTATCGAATCACCTCATGTGGGAGAATCGATCGTCAACGAATGCGACAAGCAGGGCTGTGACTTGGTGGTTGTGGGAGATTCACGTCGCGGTTCGATTAGCCGGATGCTACTGGGTAGCGTTTCGCGGTTCGTATTGCGCCACGCCGAATGCAGCGTTTGGATCGCAAGATCTAGGCCTCGCTGA
- a CDS encoding cysteine peptidase family C39 domain-containing protein — MTRRVPNSLSIAIDAMADLMIATTTMAAASVGLATVCGWKGYPRSGQSTILALTIAVSAMFAFLFYAAGRLYWARWIPDSAVIAWSNLTPLFAAAATGWVFRLPNTPLWRRATLAGLLGLACLAAVLWPFLGIWLRPTLPAGHKVVRGITRQTSWATCSPAAASTFFRFSGIEATEAALIPLCLTDASGTPTLGLYRGVKRIANQQGRDAQAVLMSMDELEKNHAWPLLIMVKLPEAGFRESTYVTEWGWVPGLGHTVVILGRNEEGHYAIGDPAVGAELWSAADLNVLWHGDAIRLVTD; from the coding sequence ATGACTCGACGGGTACCCAATTCACTTTCTATCGCAATCGATGCCATGGCTGACTTGATGATTGCCACGACGACCATGGCTGCCGCGTCGGTTGGACTGGCAACCGTTTGCGGATGGAAAGGGTACCCACGCAGCGGCCAATCAACCATTCTTGCCCTTACGATCGCCGTCTCGGCGATGTTTGCATTCCTCTTTTATGCAGCAGGTCGATTGTATTGGGCGCGATGGATCCCCGATTCGGCCGTGATTGCTTGGTCGAACTTGACGCCGTTGTTTGCCGCTGCTGCCACAGGATGGGTGTTTCGCTTGCCAAATACCCCGCTATGGCGGCGAGCCACGCTCGCGGGTCTTTTGGGGCTTGCTTGCCTTGCCGCGGTACTTTGGCCGTTTCTCGGCATTTGGCTACGCCCGACTTTGCCCGCCGGGCACAAGGTTGTGCGGGGGATCACTCGCCAGACCTCTTGGGCTACCTGCAGCCCCGCTGCTGCCTCGACCTTTTTCCGTTTTTCGGGTATCGAGGCTACCGAGGCGGCTCTGATCCCACTCTGTTTGACGGATGCGAGTGGGACGCCCACATTGGGGCTTTATCGAGGCGTCAAGCGGATCGCGAATCAACAGGGTCGAGACGCTCAAGCCGTCTTGATGTCCATGGATGAGCTTGAAAAAAACCATGCTTGGCCGCTGTTGATCATGGTCAAACTTCCGGAGGCCGGTTTCCGTGAGTCCACTTATGTGACCGAGTGGGGTTGGGTACCTGGATTGGGACATACGGTGGTGATTTTGGGGCGAAACGAGGAAGGGCACTACGCGATTGGCGATCCAGCGGTGGGGGCGGAGCTATGGAGTGCCGCGGACTTGAACGTCCTATGGCATGGCGATGCCATACGCTTGGTCACCGATTGA
- a CDS encoding recombinase family protein: MKTSKRTEPAKVVRCAIYTRKSTEEGLEQEFNSLDAQRDSAEAYVASQKHEGWEVITQTYDDGGFTGGNMERPALKRLLTDIEAGRIDCVIVYKVDRLSRSLLDFTRIIETFDSHQVSFVSVTQQFNTSTSMGRLVLNVLLSFAQFEREMISERIRDKVAASRRRGKWSGGMPLLGYTVEHKKLIVDEIEATRVRQIFELYLEYQSLLPTIREINRRGWTTKRWITKKGDHRGGREFTRNALYKLLTNVTYIGKIKYKDEVHEGEHVGFVPVELFNRVQNRLTNNGKAGGTTVRNKHNALLKGLLQCKACGRPMTHSYSSKGNKRYRYYVCGTAMQKGWSECPSPSVPAGEIERFVVEQIRTIGSDPVMLAHTAAEVQSRSQIAKELLRDERKALDRQIRNDHSKLQAIAANTHIAGNISGLSEIQQRIQTADQRLKAIADEESALATQEIDQSDIQRVLADFDEVWDALPPREQVRVVSLLVDTVNFDGAGGNVAITFHPTGLKSLLQQPLETAQ, from the coding sequence ATGAAAACGTCTAAACGAACCGAACCCGCGAAGGTCGTCCGTTGCGCGATCTACACTCGCAAGAGTACCGAAGAAGGACTCGAACAAGAATTCAATTCGCTTGACGCCCAACGAGATTCGGCTGAAGCCTACGTGGCTTCGCAAAAACACGAGGGCTGGGAAGTCATCACTCAAACGTACGACGACGGCGGTTTCACCGGTGGGAACATGGAGCGACCGGCATTGAAACGCCTGCTCACCGACATCGAAGCCGGCAGGATCGACTGCGTGATTGTTTACAAAGTGGATCGACTTAGCCGCTCGCTGCTCGACTTCACCCGCATCATCGAGACGTTCGATTCGCATCAAGTTTCGTTCGTCAGCGTGACGCAGCAATTCAATACATCGACCTCCATGGGCCGACTCGTCTTGAACGTTCTGCTTTCGTTCGCCCAGTTCGAGCGGGAAATGATCAGCGAGCGGATTCGTGACAAAGTGGCCGCATCGCGCCGGCGCGGAAAATGGTCCGGCGGAATGCCACTTCTCGGATACACCGTCGAGCACAAGAAGCTGATCGTTGACGAAATCGAAGCGACCCGTGTTCGTCAGATCTTTGAGCTGTATCTGGAATACCAATCGCTGCTGCCGACGATTCGCGAGATCAACCGAAGAGGCTGGACAACAAAACGTTGGATCACCAAGAAGGGCGACCATCGTGGCGGACGCGAGTTCACGCGAAACGCTCTGTACAAGCTGCTGACCAATGTCACCTACATTGGCAAGATTAAGTACAAGGACGAAGTGCACGAAGGTGAGCATGTCGGCTTTGTGCCCGTCGAGTTGTTCAACCGCGTTCAAAACCGTTTGACCAACAACGGCAAAGCTGGCGGCACGACGGTTCGCAACAAGCACAACGCTTTGCTCAAGGGCTTGCTGCAGTGCAAAGCCTGTGGCCGCCCGATGACGCATTCCTACAGCAGCAAGGGTAACAAGCGGTACCGTTACTACGTCTGCGGGACGGCGATGCAAAAAGGATGGTCGGAATGCCCGTCGCCCTCGGTGCCCGCCGGCGAAATCGAACGCTTCGTCGTCGAGCAAATCAGAACGATCGGCAGCGATCCTGTGATGCTGGCCCACACCGCCGCGGAGGTTCAATCACGAAGCCAAATCGCTAAGGAGCTACTGCGAGACGAACGCAAAGCCCTCGATCGCCAAATCCGCAATGACCATTCCAAGCTGCAGGCGATCGCTGCCAACACGCACATCGCAGGCAACATCTCAGGCTTGTCAGAGATCCAACAACGAATCCAAACGGCTGACCAACGCTTGAAAGCGATCGCAGATGAAGAATCCGCGCTGGCGACTCAGGAAATTGACCAATCCGACATTCAAAGAGTCTTGGCAGACTTCGACGAAGTCTGGGACGCACTCCCGCCAAGAGAACAAGTCCGCGTCGTTTCGCTACTGGTCGACACAGTCAACTTCGACGGCGCCGGCGGCAACGTCGCCATCACCTTCCACCCGACCGGTCTGAAAAGCCTTCTTCAACAACCTCTGGAGACTGCCCAATGA